In Hevea brasiliensis isolate MT/VB/25A 57/8 chromosome 13, ASM3005281v1, whole genome shotgun sequence, a single genomic region encodes these proteins:
- the LOC110638302 gene encoding probable WRKY transcription factor 14: protein MCSFFGLEMDNYRGDLTDIVRASAGALGQSDIAPVSKWEFPSDPLNLSSSSTAMEDNRDSVFGDPFCNMRDPLLHEFNVPAGSGYYSSPNSTDHMLSTSLDDTSNDFSGANSSNILAHKVFEEEMNKNPHNIFSRIQISQNNPTKLPVSPCDSPVLAAASASASSSSPRGFKSSSMVSIDMINTNSSKACLIDNAGPVQISSPRSLGIKRRKSQAKKVVCIPAPAAANSRPGGEVVPSDLWAWRKYGQKPIKGSPYPRGYYRCSSSKGCSARKQVERSRTDPNMLVITYTSEHNHPWPTQRNALAGSTRSQPLKNNASASKSSSSSQAQKTTNTKEEQKESNNDTLSPTMVCGSSTASAAVKEETEDLENQMEMDDTDQFSEGFPYRPAIHADSNQSECFFADLEGIEADPIDLLFSQGFTGDEQKASKALDPFCFFDWSWDANTNANTNNNISFGEAKRRL, encoded by the exons ATGTGCAGCTTCTTTGGCTTGGAAATGGACAACTACCGAGGTGATTTAACAGATATAGTTAGAGCCAGCGCTGGAGCTTTAGGCCAATCAGATATTGCTCCTGTATCCAAATGGGAATTCCCATCTGATCCGCTCaatttatcttcttcttcaactGCTATGGAGGATAACAGGGATAGTGTTTTTGGAGATCCTTTTTGCAACATGAGAGATCCACTTCTTCACGAGTTCAACGTCCCTGCAGGTTCTGGCTACTATAGCAGTCCAAATTCCACGGATCATATGCTTAGTACTAGTCTTGATGACACTAGTAATGATTTTTCTGGTGCAAATTCTAGTAATATTCTTGCCCATAAAGTCTTTGAGGAGGAGATGAATAAGAATCCTCATAATATATTTTCACGGATTCAGATCTCGCAGAATAATCCCACCAAGTTGCCTGTTTCACCTTGTGAttctcctgttctagctgctgcttctgcttctgcttcttcttcttcgcCAAGGGGTTTTAAGTCTTCTTCTATGGTTTCAATCGACATGATTAATACTAATAGCTCTAAAGCTTGCTTGATTGACAACGCCGGACCAGTGCAGATCTCATCTCCAAGGAGTCTGGGTATCAAGAGAAG GAAGAGCCAGGCAAAGAAGGTGGTTTGTATTCCAGCACCAGCAGCTGCAAACAGCAGGCCTGGTGGAGAAGTAGTTCCATCTGATTTATGGGCATGGAGAAAGTATGGTCAGAAACCCATCAAAGGTTCTCCTTACCCAAG GGGATACTACAGATGCAGCAGCTCAAAGGGTTGCTCAGCAAGGAAACAAGTGGAGCGTAGCCGAACTGATCCTAACATGTTGGTTATCACCTATACTTCTGAGCACAACCATCCATGGCCTACTCAGAGGAATGCTCTTGCAGGGTCGACAAGGTCTCAGCCACTAAAGAACAATGCTAGTGCTTCGAAGAGCTCCTCGAGTTCTCAAGCCCAAAAGACAACAAATACTAAGGAAGAACAGAAGGAGAGCAACAATGATACATTGTCTCCAACTATGGTTTGTGGTAGCTCAACAGCAAGTGCAGCAGTAAAAGAAGAGACTGAGGACCTTGAGAATCAAATGGAGATGGATGATACTGATCAATTCAGCGAAGGGTTTCCTTACAGACCTGCAATTCATGCAGACTCTAACCAATCTGAATGTTTCTTTGCTGATTTGGAAGGGATAGAGGCAGACCCAATTGATCTTTTATTTAGCCAAGGATTCACGGGAGATGAACAGAAAGCAAgcaaggccttggatccattctgtttCTTCGATTGGTCATGGGACGCAAATACCAACGCCAACACCAACAACAACATTTCATTTGGAGAAGCCAAGAGGCGTTTATAA